A portion of the Falco naumanni isolate bFalNau1 chromosome 9, bFalNau1.pat, whole genome shotgun sequence genome contains these proteins:
- the GOT1 gene encoding aspartate aminotransferase, cytoplasmic, whose amino-acid sequence MAASIFTAVPRAPPVAVFKLTADFREDGDARKVNLGVGAYRTDEGQPWVLPVVKKVEQMIASDHSLNHEYLPILGLPEFRAHASRIALGDDSPAIKENRIGSVQSLGGTGALRIGAEFLRRWYNGNNNTATPVYISAPSWENHNSVFVDAGFKDIRTYRYWDAAKRGLDLQGLLDDMEKAPEFSIFILHACAHNPTGTDPTPDQWKQIAAVMKRRFLFPFFDSAYQGFASGSLDKDAGAVRYFVSEGFELFCAQSFSKNFGLYNERVGNLTVVGKDADNVQRVLSQMEKIVRTTWSNPPSQGARIVATTLSSPQLFAEWKENVKTMADRVLLMRSELRSRLESLGTPGTWNHITEQIGMFSFTGLNPKQVEYMIKEKHIYLMASGRINMCGLTTKNLDYVAKSIHEAVTKVQ is encoded by the exons ATGGCTGCCTCCATCTTCACCGCCGTGCCCCGCGCCCCGCCTGTCGCCGTCTTCAAGCTCACGGCGGACTTCCGGGAGGACGGGGACGCGCGGAAGGTCAACCTGGGCGTCGGCG CCTACCGCACGGACGAGGGGCAGCCATGGGTCCTGCCGGTGGTGAAGAAGGTGGAGCAGATGATCGCCAGTGACCACAGCCTGAACCATGAGTACCTGCCCATCCTGGGCCTGCCCGAGTTCCGGGCCCACGCCTCCCGCATCGCCCTGGGTGACGACAGCCCCGCCATCAAGGAGAACCGG ATTGGAAGCGTTCAGTCCTTGGGCGGGACAGGGGCTCTGCGTATCGGCGCAGAGTTTCTGAGGCGGTGGTACAATGGAAACAACAACACAGCGACCCCGGTTTACATCTCTGCTCCGTCCTGGG AGAACCACAACTCTGTGTTTGTGGATGCTGGCTTTAAAGATATCAGAACCTACCGTTACTGGGATGCTGCCAAGAGGGGTCTCGATCTCCAGGGGCTGCTGGATGACATGGAG AAAGCCCCAGAGTTCTCCATTTTCATCCTCCATGCCTGTGCGCACAACCCAACAGGCACAGACCCTACTCCTGACCAGTGGAAGCAGATTGCTGCTGTTATGAAG CGCCGGTTCCTGTTTCCATTCTTCGATTCGGCGTACCAAGGTTTTGCTTCTGGCAGCCTGGACAAGGATGCCGGGGCTGTGCGATACTTTGTCTCCGAGGGCTTTGAGCTCTTCTGTGCACAGTCGTTTTCCAAGAACTTTGGGCTCTACA ATGAACGTGTGGGGAACCTGACTGTGGTGGGGAAGGATGCAGACAACGTGCAGCGTGTGCTTTCCCAGATGGAGAAGATTGTGCGCACTACTTGGTCCAACCCTCCTTCACAGGGAGCACGCATCGTGGCAACTACACTTTCTTCCCCACAGCTGTTTGCCGAGTG gaaggaaaatgtgaagaCGATGGCAGATCGGGTCTTGTTGATGCGGTCAGAGCTCCGGTCTCGACTGGAGTCCCTTGGGACCCCAGGCACCTGGAACCACATCACAGAGCAGATCGGCATGTTTAGCTTCACAGGGTTGAACC CTAAGCAGGTGGAGTACATGATCAAGGAAAAACACATCTACCTGATGGCTAGTGGGCGCATCAACATGTGTGGCCTGACTACCAAGAACCTGGACTATGTGGCCAAGTCCATCCACGAAGCTGTCACAAAAGTCCAATGA
- the NKX2-3 gene encoding homeobox protein Nkx-2.3 isoform X1: protein MMLPSPITSTPFSVKDILNLEQQQDPHYGAQLPHHLEHHFHPAACLLAAADGARFSDGEEEEEEEKLSYLSPMAAPGSQADARISADSYVHAVLRGSCEAPGPGEEQDPAARDPKSCVLKKPLDAAEKAEEAERPKQRSRRKPRVLFSQAQVFELERRFKQQRYLSAPEREHLASSLKLTSTQVKIWFQNRRYKCKRQRQDKSLELGGPAAPPPPRRVAVPVLVRDGKPCLGGSQGYSSAYNGPYSYNGFPAYGYGNAASYNPGYGCTYPAGTGGASMQAACSPAAAAGPFVNVGGLGGFGGGGQPLHQAAAGPSCSQGALQGIRAW from the exons ATGATGTTACCGAGCCCCATCACCTCCACCCCCTTCTCTGTCAAAGACATCCTCaacctggagcagcagcaggatccGCACTATGGGGCCCAGCTCCCGCACCACCTGGAGCACCACTTCCACCCCGCCGCCTGCCTGCTGGCGGCCGCCGATGGCGCCCGCTTCTCCGACGgcgaggaggaagaggaggaggagaagctgtCCTACCTGAGCCCCATGGCAGCGCCCGGCAGCCAGGCGGACGCGCGGATCTCCGCCGACAGTTACGTGCACGCAGTACTGCGCGGCTCCTGCGAGGCCCCTGGCCCGGGAGAGGAGCAGGACCCCGCGGCTCGCGACCCAA AGAGCTGCGTCCTGAAGAAGCCGCTGGATGCGGCGGAGAAGGCGGAGGAGGCGGAGAGGCCGAAGCAGCGGAGTCGGAGGAAGCCGCGCGTCCTCTTCTCCCAGGCGCAGGTCTTCGAGCTGGAGCGGCGGTTCAAGCAGCAGCGTTACCTGTCGGCGCCCGAGCGGGAGCACCTGGCCAGCAGCCTCAAGCTCACCTCCACGCAGGTGAAGATCTGGTTCCAGAACCGGCGCTACAAGTGCAAGCGGCAGCGGCAGGACAAGTCGCTGGAGCTGGGtggccccgcggccccgccgccgccgcgcagggTGGCCGTGCCCGTGCTGGTCCGCGACGGCAAGCCGTGCCTCGGCGGGTCGCAGGGCTACAGCTCGGCGTACAACGGGCCGTACTCCTACAACGGCTTCCCCGCCTACGGCTACGGCAACGCCGCCTCCTACAACCCCGGCTACGGCTGCACCTACCCGGCGGGCACCGGCGGCGCCTCCATGCAAGCCGCTTgcagcccggcggcggccgccggtCCCTTCGTGAACGTGGGCGGCCTGGGGGGCTTCGGTGGCGGCGGCCAACCGCTGCAccaggcggcggcggggccctcctgcagccagggcgCACTGCAGGGCATCCGGGCCTGGTAG
- the NKX2-3 gene encoding homeobox protein Nkx-2.3 isoform X2: protein MMLPSPITSTPFSVKDILNLEQQQDPHYGAQLPHHLEHHFHPAACLLAAADGARFSDGEEEEEEEKLSYLSPMAAPGSQADARISADSYVHAVLRGSCEAPGPGEEQDPAARDPSEYRCVLKKPLDAAEKAEEAERPKQRSRRKPRVLFSQAQVFELERRFKQQRYLSAPEREHLASSLKLTSTQVKIWFQNRRYKCKRQRQDKSLELGGPAAPPPPRRVAVPVLVRDGKPCLGGSQGYSSAYNGPYSYNGFPAYGYGNAASYNPGYGCTYPAGTGGASMQAACSPAAAAGPFVNVGGLGGFGGGGQPLHQAAAGPSCSQGALQGIRAW, encoded by the exons ATGATGTTACCGAGCCCCATCACCTCCACCCCCTTCTCTGTCAAAGACATCCTCaacctggagcagcagcaggatccGCACTATGGGGCCCAGCTCCCGCACCACCTGGAGCACCACTTCCACCCCGCCGCCTGCCTGCTGGCGGCCGCCGATGGCGCCCGCTTCTCCGACGgcgaggaggaagaggaggaggagaagctgtCCTACCTGAGCCCCATGGCAGCGCCCGGCAGCCAGGCGGACGCGCGGATCTCCGCCGACAGTTACGTGCACGCAGTACTGCGCGGCTCCTGCGAGGCCCCTGGCCCGGGAGAGGAGCAGGACCCCGCGGCTCGCGACCCAAGTGAGTAtcg CTGCGTCCTGAAGAAGCCGCTGGATGCGGCGGAGAAGGCGGAGGAGGCGGAGAGGCCGAAGCAGCGGAGTCGGAGGAAGCCGCGCGTCCTCTTCTCCCAGGCGCAGGTCTTCGAGCTGGAGCGGCGGTTCAAGCAGCAGCGTTACCTGTCGGCGCCCGAGCGGGAGCACCTGGCCAGCAGCCTCAAGCTCACCTCCACGCAGGTGAAGATCTGGTTCCAGAACCGGCGCTACAAGTGCAAGCGGCAGCGGCAGGACAAGTCGCTGGAGCTGGGtggccccgcggccccgccgccgccgcgcagggTGGCCGTGCCCGTGCTGGTCCGCGACGGCAAGCCGTGCCTCGGCGGGTCGCAGGGCTACAGCTCGGCGTACAACGGGCCGTACTCCTACAACGGCTTCCCCGCCTACGGCTACGGCAACGCCGCCTCCTACAACCCCGGCTACGGCTGCACCTACCCGGCGGGCACCGGCGGCGCCTCCATGCAAGCCGCTTgcagcccggcggcggccgccggtCCCTTCGTGAACGTGGGCGGCCTGGGGGGCTTCGGTGGCGGCGGCCAACCGCTGCAccaggcggcggcggggccctcctgcagccagggcgCACTGCAGGGCATCCGGGCCTGGTAG